In Simplicispira sp. 125, one DNA window encodes the following:
- a CDS encoding DUF1631 domain-containing protein has product MHTPTTPIHPQRRLAKQVRERMVEGLCTGLPGVDKALMEFLTALMSQTGTQREMQNRRDAWQMYQKSSGGWLRGVTNAWRAALDGAPVATTSGRQDYDLSFELVDDNVVENKILASRMALTVMEQVSSHFEPLRLRIQSLEGVDMPSTDILRPETVALNMVESWVKAGLPREDLQTILDPLQRELATLMQKVYQGCNDFLQAQGIQAQQDLRVRVNRSPTSGAGGLQAGPASRALEQSQQAHASMRGMAHPSGRSMPSHMAPPGSAYGMAHGAAMSGGMTPLVRARQRAYGVVGQLRRLLSTSGTGFDMVNAPPASAALAHALAAHRVQAETYYSTVGGAMPDYSPAAVVQLAGVVRNRATEFKKKADTEGEKAIIEVVALMFQSILSEDRIPSAVRVWFARLQVPVLRVALAEPEFFSNLGHPARQLIDRMGSCALGFDAASISGSALEAEIKRIVQVIEQYPETGRRVFQLVYDEFEKFLAKFLTEKQATSRLVSVAQQVEQKEALAINYTIELRTMLKDMPVRDEIREFLFKTWAEVLALSAVREGPQHADTVAFKRTAADLVWAASAKPNRSERAQVIQSLPGLLQRLRQGLALLGTTGAPQDAQIKALTDTLAEAFLSKTAAIPLEHIEALAKRLANLEEYIGDAVMGDMPLDADSIEMMTGIDASSIHVVADNGAPVDEAMVAWAQELQVGNWFTLDHNGSSRQVQYAWHSERKQLHLFAATNGSSFLIQLRRLGAYLQAGLLVAREEEGLTVRATRDALAKLNANPERLLG; this is encoded by the coding sequence ATGCACACACCAACAACGCCTATCCACCCCCAGCGCAGGCTGGCGAAACAGGTGCGCGAGCGCATGGTGGAGGGGCTGTGTACCGGTCTGCCGGGCGTGGACAAGGCGCTCATGGAATTTCTCACCGCATTGATGTCCCAGACGGGGACGCAGCGTGAGATGCAGAACCGGCGCGATGCCTGGCAGATGTACCAGAAAAGCAGCGGCGGCTGGTTGCGGGGCGTCACCAACGCATGGCGCGCTGCACTGGATGGCGCGCCGGTTGCAACCACGTCGGGCAGACAGGATTACGACCTGTCCTTTGAACTGGTGGATGACAACGTCGTTGAGAACAAGATCCTCGCCTCACGCATGGCCCTGACCGTGATGGAGCAGGTCAGCAGTCACTTCGAACCCTTGCGGCTGCGTATCCAGTCGTTGGAAGGGGTGGATATGCCCTCCACCGACATCCTGCGCCCGGAAACCGTGGCGTTGAATATGGTGGAGAGTTGGGTCAAGGCAGGGTTACCCCGCGAGGACTTGCAAACCATTCTGGATCCGTTGCAGCGTGAACTTGCGACACTGATGCAGAAGGTTTACCAGGGGTGCAATGACTTTTTGCAAGCCCAGGGTATCCAGGCGCAGCAGGATTTGAGGGTGCGGGTGAACCGTTCGCCGACTTCAGGCGCCGGGGGGCTGCAAGCCGGGCCAGCGTCGCGCGCGCTGGAGCAATCGCAACAGGCGCACGCATCGATGCGTGGCATGGCGCACCCTTCGGGACGGAGTATGCCCTCGCACATGGCGCCTCCAGGATCGGCGTATGGCATGGCGCATGGCGCAGCAATGTCTGGCGGCATGACGCCGCTGGTCCGGGCACGCCAGCGGGCCTATGGCGTGGTGGGGCAATTGCGGCGTCTGCTGAGCACTTCTGGCACCGGTTTCGACATGGTCAATGCTCCGCCCGCCTCGGCCGCACTGGCGCATGCCCTGGCCGCCCATCGTGTGCAGGCAGAAACCTATTACAGCACCGTGGGCGGTGCCATGCCAGACTACAGTCCGGCCGCCGTGGTGCAACTGGCGGGTGTGGTGCGCAACCGCGCCACCGAGTTCAAGAAGAAGGCCGACACCGAGGGCGAAAAAGCCATCATTGAGGTGGTCGCGCTGATGTTTCAGAGTATTTTGTCGGAAGACCGCATTCCATCGGCCGTGCGCGTGTGGTTTGCGCGGCTGCAGGTGCCCGTGTTGCGCGTGGCGCTGGCTGAGCCTGAATTTTTCAGCAACCTGGGCCACCCGGCCCGCCAGCTTATTGATCGCATGGGCTCCTGTGCGTTGGGGTTCGATGCGGCGTCTATCTCGGGCAGCGCGCTCGAGGCGGAGATCAAACGCATCGTGCAGGTGATCGAGCAGTACCCCGAAACCGGGCGGCGGGTGTTCCAGCTGGTCTACGACGAGTTCGAGAAATTCCTGGCCAAGTTTCTTACTGAAAAACAGGCAACCTCGCGCCTGGTGAGTGTTGCACAGCAGGTCGAGCAGAAGGAAGCGCTGGCAATCAATTACACGATCGAGCTGCGCACCATGCTCAAGGATATGCCGGTGCGCGACGAGATTCGGGAGTTTTTGTTCAAAACCTGGGCCGAGGTGTTGGCCCTGTCGGCCGTGCGCGAAGGGCCGCAGCATGCCGACACGGTGGCGTTCAAGCGCACCGCAGCGGACTTGGTGTGGGCGGCCAGTGCAAAGCCCAATCGCAGTGAGCGTGCCCAGGTGATCCAGAGCCTGCCGGGGCTGCTGCAACGCCTGCGCCAGGGCTTGGCGCTGCTGGGCACGACGGGCGCCCCGCAGGATGCACAAATCAAGGCGCTAACAGATACATTGGCGGAGGCGTTCCTGTCCAAGACGGCGGCCATTCCGCTGGAGCATATCGAAGCTCTGGCCAAGCGCCTGGCGAACCTGGAGGAGTACATCGGCGATGCCGTCATGGGCGATATGCCGCTCGACGCCGACAGTATCGAAATGATGACCGGCATCGATGCCTCCTCCATCCATGTGGTGGCCGACAACGGTGCGCCGGTGGACGAGGCGATGGTGGCCTGGGCGCAGGAGTTGCAAGTGGGCAATTGGTTTACGCTGGATCACAACGGATCGAGCCGCCAGGTGCAATACGCATGGCACAGCGAGCGCAAACAGTTGCACCTGTTTGCCGCGACCAATGGCAGCAGCTTCCTGATCCAGTTGCGCCGTCTTGGCGCGTACCTGCAGGCCGGACTGCTGGTGGCGCGCGAGGAAGAAGGGCTTACCGTGCGTGCGACACGCGATGCCCTTGCCAAGCTCAACGCAAACCCTGAGCGCCTGCTGGGGTAG
- the secD gene encoding protein translocase subunit SecD has protein sequence MNRYPVWKYAILVIALLVGVLYTLPNFFGEAPAVQVSSGKATIKVDAAVLQRVEEALKAAGLTPDFVSLDGSSVRARFDTPDNQLKAKDALQKALIPDPQDPGYIVALNLISRSPTWLTALHAQPMYLGLDLRGGVHFMLQVDMQAALTKKAESYAGDIRSALRDKNIRHGGISRDGQTVDIRVRDEATRTAARNLIADQFPDLQLTTVPDGSELKLRATIKVEAMRRVQEQALKQNITTLHNRINELGVAEPVIQQQGLDRIVVQLPGVQDTAKAKDILGRTATLEVRLVDEGTEARAAETGQGPVPFGSERYLERSGQPVIVKKQVILTGENLTDAQPGFDGQTQEPTVNLTLDAKGARIFRDVTRENINKRMAIILFEKGKGEVVTAPVIRSEIGGGRVQISGRMTTMEANDTALLLRAGSLAAPMEIIEEFTIGPSLGADNIERGIHSVVWGMLAVAAFMCMYYMLFGVFSTIALGVNVLMLLAVLSMLQATLTLPGIAAMALAIGVAIDSNVLINERIREELREGASPQIAIHHGYERAWATILDSNVTTLIVGLALLAFGSGPVRGFAVVHCIGILTSMFSAVFFSRGLVNLWYGDKKKLKSLSIGQIWKPGNTTTALARPE, from the coding sequence ATGAACCGTTATCCGGTCTGGAAGTACGCGATCCTGGTGATCGCGTTGCTGGTGGGGGTGCTCTACACCCTGCCCAATTTCTTTGGCGAAGCACCTGCGGTGCAGGTCTCTTCGGGCAAGGCCACCATCAAGGTGGATGCGGCGGTGCTGCAGCGCGTGGAAGAAGCGCTCAAGGCCGCTGGTCTCACGCCTGATTTCGTGAGCCTGGACGGCAGTTCGGTGCGCGCCCGCTTCGATACGCCCGATAACCAGCTCAAGGCCAAGGATGCCCTCCAGAAAGCGCTGATCCCCGATCCGCAGGACCCGGGCTATATCGTGGCGCTGAACCTGATTTCGCGCTCGCCGACCTGGTTGACGGCATTGCACGCGCAGCCCATGTACCTGGGGCTGGACTTGCGCGGTGGCGTGCACTTCATGCTGCAGGTCGACATGCAGGCCGCGCTGACGAAAAAGGCCGAATCCTATGCCGGTGATATCCGCAGCGCCCTGCGCGACAAGAATATCCGCCATGGTGGTATCAGCCGTGACGGACAGACCGTGGACATCAGGGTGCGCGATGAAGCCACGCGCACGGCGGCCAGGAACCTGATCGCAGACCAGTTCCCTGACCTGCAGCTCACGACCGTGCCGGACGGCTCCGAACTCAAGCTGCGCGCTACGATCAAGGTCGAGGCCATGCGCCGCGTTCAGGAACAGGCCCTCAAGCAGAACATCACCACGCTGCACAACCGCATCAACGAGCTGGGTGTGGCCGAACCTGTGATCCAGCAGCAAGGCCTGGATCGCATCGTCGTGCAGTTACCTGGCGTGCAGGACACCGCCAAGGCCAAGGATATTCTGGGCCGCACCGCCACGCTGGAAGTGCGCCTGGTGGACGAAGGCACCGAGGCCCGGGCCGCAGAGACCGGCCAGGGACCGGTGCCGTTTGGCTCCGAGCGTTATCTGGAGCGCAGCGGTCAGCCGGTAATCGTGAAAAAGCAGGTCATCCTGACCGGCGAAAACCTGACCGATGCGCAGCCTGGCTTTGATGGCCAGACACAAGAGCCTACGGTCAACCTCACGCTGGACGCCAAAGGCGCACGTATCTTCCGTGACGTGACGCGGGAGAACATCAACAAGCGCATGGCCATCATCCTGTTCGAGAAGGGCAAGGGCGAAGTCGTGACGGCGCCCGTGATCCGCTCCGAAATTGGTGGCGGCCGGGTGCAGATTTCGGGCCGCATGACCACCATGGAAGCCAACGATACGGCTTTGCTGCTGCGCGCCGGTTCGCTGGCTGCGCCCATGGAAATCATTGAAGAGTTCACCATTGGCCCGAGCCTGGGGGCAGACAACATTGAACGCGGTATCCACAGCGTGGTCTGGGGCATGTTGGCCGTGGCGGCCTTCATGTGCATGTACTACATGCTGTTTGGCGTTTTTTCGACCATTGCCCTGGGCGTCAACGTGTTGATGCTGCTGGCCGTGCTGTCGATGCTGCAAGCCACGCTGACACTGCCGGGCATTGCCGCCATGGCGCTGGCCATTGGTGTGGCGATTGACTCGAACGTGCTGATCAACGAGCGCATCCGTGAAGAACTGCGCGAGGGCGCGTCGCCGCAGATCGCTATCCACCACGGTTACGAGCGCGCCTGGGCCACCATTCTGGACTCCAACGTCACCACGCTGATCGTCGGTTTGGCCTTGCTGGCCTTTGGCTCAGGCCCAGTGCGCGGCTTTGCCGTGGTGCACTGCATCGGCATTTTGACCAGCATGTTCTCGGCCGTGTTCTTCTCGCGCGGCCTCGTCAACCTCTGGTACGGCGACAAGAAGAAGCTCAAGAGCCTGTCCATTGGACAGATCTGGAAGCCCGGGAACACCACCACGGCTTTGGCCCGTCCGGAATAA
- the secF gene encoding protein translocase subunit SecF, protein MEFFRIKKDIPFMKYALILNAISFITFALAVFFLFSRGLHLSVEFTGGTVMEVAYSQPAELAKVRETVTGLGYADVQVQNFGNSRDVMIRLPVQKGVTSAQQSEQVIAALKAADPEATLRRTEFVGPQVGEELVHGGLMALGMVILGIVVYLGLRFEWKFGVAAIIANLHDVVIILGFFAFFQWEFSLSVLAAVLAVLGYSVNESVVIFDRIREAFRRYRKMTTHEVIDHAITSTMSRTIITHASTEAMVLSMFFFGGPSLHYFALALTIGILFGIYSSVFVAAAIAMWLGVKREDLVKTTRKEGDPNDPNAGATV, encoded by the coding sequence ATGGAATTTTTCCGCATCAAAAAAGACATCCCTTTCATGAAGTACGCGTTGATTCTCAACGCGATCTCCTTCATTACCTTCGCCTTGGCAGTGTTCTTCCTGTTCTCGCGCGGCCTGCACCTGTCGGTGGAGTTCACCGGTGGTACGGTGATGGAGGTGGCCTACAGCCAGCCTGCAGAACTGGCCAAGGTGCGCGAAACGGTGACGGGTTTGGGCTACGCCGATGTGCAGGTGCAGAACTTTGGCAACTCGCGTGACGTGATGATTCGCCTGCCCGTGCAGAAAGGCGTGACTTCTGCGCAGCAAAGCGAGCAGGTGATCGCTGCCCTCAAAGCCGCCGATCCCGAAGCCACGCTACGTCGTACCGAGTTTGTCGGCCCGCAAGTGGGCGAAGAATTGGTGCATGGCGGCCTGATGGCACTGGGGATGGTGATATTGGGCATCGTCGTCTACTTGGGGCTGCGCTTCGAATGGAAGTTTGGTGTCGCTGCCATCATTGCCAACCTGCACGACGTGGTCATCATCCTGGGCTTCTTTGCGTTCTTTCAGTGGGAGTTTTCTCTCTCTGTTTTGGCCGCCGTGCTGGCGGTGCTGGGCTATTCAGTCAACGAGTCGGTGGTGATCTTTGACCGGATTCGGGAGGCTTTCCGGCGTTACCGGAAGATGACGACCCACGAGGTCATCGACCATGCCATCACCAGCACCATGAGCCGCACCATCATCACCCACGCTTCGACCGAGGCCATGGTGCTGTCCATGTTCTTCTTCGGTGGCCCCAGCCTGCACTATTTCGCACTGGCGTTGACCATCGGTATTTTGTTCGGCATCTACTCGTCGGTGTTCGTGGCAGCGGCTATTGCGATGTGGCTGGGTGTCAAGCGGGAAGATCTGGTCAAGACTACCCGCAAGGAAGGTGACCCCAACGATCCGAACGCTGGCGCAACGGTTTAG